GCAGTATCCTCCTACTGCAGAGGTACCTAATGGATAAGTGTGTAGGGCCAGTGTCAAATGGCCTGGGATCTAATTCCCTCTCTAGCGCTTATTAGGCAAGTTAACAGGCCTCTCTTTGActcagttacctcatctgtaaaataaggatagtaATGGGTCTACAGCATAGCTTTGTTCTGAGACTTGAATGAGTTAATAACATACATCAGAACGACGCCAGCACCTTTAAGCACCCAACAAATGTTAACTATGGTTATTGCCTGTGCCCCTTCTTAGCTCCTCTGCTTCTTCGCTGGCTTTGGATGCTGGGATTGAATATGACTGTTCAAATTGGAATTTCACTTAGGTTCATGACGATAGAACTTACAGACCTAGGCAGACTACCAAGGGGTTTCATTTAAGATATGTATTCAGGTTTTTCTCTGTGCTTTAAACAAAGCTGTCCTAAGAATCATATCCTATATAAAGCTATATTCTCTTTTAGGGTTAACTTTTGTGGGAAAAGTCTCATTTTAGGTTCAAGTTGGTTCCAAAGATTGATTGCTTCGATAAGTTCATATTATTCAAGGCCCAATTCTAAGCCGATAGCGATAGACCCCAAACAATTCTTACTCATAATTTGAATTCATTGTCACAATGTGTTGaatcatatttaacttttttatttggtGAGCGGGGCATACACATAGGTGAGGTCATGGTTATTTTGTACATAACCACATAATTTCTTTGATCCTTCTAGTATGTAAAGAATTCTTGAACCGATTCTATAACTCCTTGATAGCCAGAGGAGTCAACTTTTCCCTGGACACCATAGAAAAGGAATTGGTCAGCTTTTGCTTGGatgtcaaaggaaaagaaaaccgcCTGGTATAGTAAATTTTCCCTGTTCATTTTCCCTTATGCTTGAAGAAACTGTTAATAGTTTCATTTCTCATCTTAGTCCTAATGTTCTCCTGCTTAAATGCTTGCCTCAAGCATGTTCATTGTAGATAGCAAGCAGAAATTGATCTTCCAGTGAAATGTAGTcctatgtattttcatttagaatatatctggtttcattttgctttttgaagAGACAAGCAATTCCATGTTTTAAGTAAAGTTACACAAATTCCTCATGAGAATTTTCTGTCCTGGGTTAACAGTGGGTAGACTCTCTATTTGTTACCAAGACTATTAGTTAAACCtgtcaaaacatttttatcacatcatttatacataactaatgaagtatttatattctcttataatgGTGTTTCCTGGGTTTACACAGATGACTTTTCATTAAAGTGTTTTACTTCACTACAGATCATTGCAGGCCAATTCATTTTGCCTAAAATTTTCATGTTCAATTTGTCAGTTAAATCTGCATTGTTGACTGTTCAACACTGACACATTGTAAAACTCTCAACATTTATTTGTGCCATtaagtttcatatttttaaatgtaaactgtCTCAGTTAGGCAGCTGGAAAGGCAGCATAGCATGATGGAGAAGGACATGGACTCTAGAGCCAAAATGCTAGATGTTTAAATTCCATCTCTTCTGCTTACCACCTGGTGACCTTCAGTTGACTTgggtgtaaaatggggataattatagtacttacttcacaggattgttgtgagaattcaaTAAGTTAAGACCTTTAAAGCCCcaagagcagtgcctggcacagagaagacaCTTAGCAAACGTTGGCTCTTATTAGTCTTTGAGCATCGTGTGAATTGTGGGGCACTTCTAATTAACATGATCATGGGGATGGAATCATTTGTTTTCTGGTGCCTTAGTCAGCAGGGGTTAAAATTTAATAGCTGGGCCATGAAAACTAGGTTAACCTCTTTCTCACTTCTCCAAACtatacttactatttttttcatcaCCCAGGACACTAAATTCTCTTTGTACTCCTTCAGTGCTATTATCTAGGCGCAACGAAGGATGCAGCCACAAAGATCCTCAGTGAGGTCGCTCGCCCAATGAGTGTGCATATGCCTGCACCAAAGATTTGTGAGAAGCTCAAGAAGATGGACAGCCAGATCTGTGAACTGAAATATGGTATAATGGAGACAAATGTATTTTTCCAATATGTCCAAAGCATTGCCCATTCTCCAAACCAAGGTCCCTGTTTCTAAAAAGTCagtgggagaagggaaggcaATCTCCACTCGCCAGTAGGTTGCTGGGCTGCTGAATGGTGCCTATCGCCAATCTGAGCTCCTTtggggaagagaaatgaagactggCCCAATCAGCATTCGGTAAAACTGCCAACCCGGATAGCCAGGTTTAAACTCTTAAATCACCAAGGCAATGTCAACTATGTATGTCAAGGAAAAATTCCATATGTAAAGGGAGCAGCTATTCATGGTGATTTAGCTCTTGGTAACCTATTAAGACAAAAGTTGCATCTATTCAAAGGCCATGTTGGGACTTTGAAGTTTTAAACATGGACTATATCTTTTCCCCCTAGATTTGTCTACCATCTTGCTGGttttaaattttaggaaatagGTTATTCATATCAAGTCAGGTTGTGTTTTATGAAATAAGCTTATTGAGGGTGCCTAAAGTAAACagtgaggaaagggaggagatGTCCTATTTAAAACATTATCCTTGGCCTTATGAATTTCACAGATATAGATCTATTCTTATACAGTACTGAGGATTTGTATCTGGGTCAGCCTTTTGGGTACACTGAATAGGTGTGTTGAAAGCCTGGGGCATCCCTCCCTTAGCCTGTCCTTAACACCTGAGATTTTAGCAGGAAAGACTCACTTCTTTTGCTTAAGTCATTGTTTTATGTTACAGACCCACTGTAGTATTTCTTATAAACTACCTAAGTAATTAGCACCCAACTCTGAATTATTTTAGTCTTATTTTCCAACATAGCTGTGTAATATGCCTATGCACCATAGCGACAAAGCTGGCTTTAAATAGGTTTAAGGTCGGAAGATACCAAAGACAACCTGCTTCTCAATTTGCCAAGGGTAAGCCCTAATCTCCAAGGTGGTGATTATGGGGAAGGCATCTGTTTTTATTGGCTTCCAAGTaatgaaggagagggaggaatcaTTGAGTTCATATAAACAATATTCGCAAAAGGGACAAACTTGTCTTGATTCTTTCATTTGACAAATGTACTTGGAATAACATCTGCTATATATGAGGGATCCTACTTGGCTCCttgaataatagaaaaattattcaGATATTACTGAAAAGAAATGCATAGTTACTAATGTTTTGGCAATGCTGGCCACTAGAGGCCCTTGGGGAGCCATGAACTAGTTTTAATTTTGGGATCAACGTTTTCCTTATAGTTTTAGGGTTACAGagattttcctcttttaaaattaacttcagaTGCCAAGTTCTCTAGAAAAACTCAAAGACACTACTGACACTCGCaagaaagtgttttctttttccttcaataaTTTATCTTGAATAGACCAGCAGTTCTAAATTCTCCTTCCCAGCTTATGGTTGGCAGGGAAGTTGAGATTGAACAGGGCTTCAAATGGTGGGATATTAATAATTTGCGCTATAAAAGCGTCTatgtttaaagatattttattaagtCAGCCATGAAATTAACAAACAAGGTAAATGTAGAGTTGGATTATGTTTTCAATTAGGAGGGTGTCATTTGGCTTTTGACCTGAAAGTATGTTTTTGctagatctattttttttaaaggatggagATCACTATAAAAATTGAAGGGTCCCGAGCACAGGCTGTAGCTGATGATCCAAataaaaaaaggctttaaaatttaacttttatttattttttccagatttattaaGATATAAGTGACATAAAACTgtgcaagtttaaggtgtacaacatgttgactTGATACACTTATATTGCAATATTACCACCATTGTGTTGgctaacacctccatcatgtCTTATAATTACCATATCTTTTCTGTGATGAGagcatttaagatctactctcttagcaacattcaagtatataatacagtattaaccATAACTACCATGGtgtacattagattcccagaacttgtaactggaagtttgtacccttttgcCAGCATCTTAATTTCTCTACCCACCAGaccctggtaaccaccatcctACCCTCTGTTTCTattagtttggcttttttagattccatgtataagtgatatcatacagtatttatctttctctgacttatttcacttagtccattcttttttttttaaagatttatttatttattttgagagagtgagaatgagagagagagagagagtacatgagaggggggagggtcagagggagaagcagactccctgctgagcagggagcccgatgcgggactcgatcccaggactccgggatcatgacctgagccgaaggcagtcgcttaaccgactgagccacccaggcgcccatcactTAGTCCATTCTTgatgcaagtggcaagatttcctttctcatggctgaattaACATTCCGTTGTATGTGTATACGtgtgcatcacacacacacacacacacacacacatcacatcttctttattcattcatctgttgatagatatttaggttgttttcatatcttgcctattgtgaataatgctgcaatgaacatggaagtgcagacATCTCTTTGatatcctattttcatttcctgttgatatatacccagaagtgggattgctagatcatttggtagttctacttttaatttttaaaggaacttccatactcttttccatagtggctgtactaaCTTATACTGCCAgcaagagtgatttttttctaaattgtttccAACACTTGCTATCTCTTAGgtttttgatgacagccattctaacgaatgtgaggtgatacctcattgtgtgctgttttgcatttcccttatgatcaGTGATGCTGAGTACCTTATTAGggacctgttggccatttatatgtcttctttggaagaatatctattcagttcctctgcctatttttttagtCAGATTGTTTGGGATTATTTTGCTATTGGGTTGTAtgaggtttttaatatattttggatattaactccttattagatatgtaattttcaaatattttctcacatccCATAACTTGccatttattttgttgatggcttctttgctgtgcagaaactttttagtttgatatagtcccacttactgatttttgtttttgtttgctttggtgtcatatccaaaaaaatcgtTGCCAGGGCCAATGTCAAGGAGgctttccctatgttttcttcttggatttttatggttttaggttttatatttaactttttaatctatttcaagttaattttccTAAGTGATATAAGATAGgcatccagtttcattttttccacatgtggttatccagttttccaaacaccatttattgaagagactgttctttccccattgaatattcttggttcctgtgtcaaatattagttgaccttATATGCAAGGGTTAGTTTCTGGGCTTTTGATTCTACTCCACTagtatatgtgtctgtttttatgccagtaccacactgttttattatagttttatagtatagtttgaaatcagggagtgcaatgcttccagctttgttctttctgaggattgctttggctattcagggtctttagtggttccatacaaattggggttattttttctatttttttgtgaaaaatgccattggaattttgatgaggattgcattgaagcTGTAGATGGCTTTGTGTAGGATggcattttagcaatattaatcttccagtccatgaacacgggatgtttttccatttgtgttctCTTCAGTTTATTCcggtagttttcagtgtatagatctttcacctctttggttaaatttattcctaagtataaAATCCAACTTTTAGATTTGAGCACACTTACTGTAAATTTTTGATAAGTCACTTGACCGCTACGTTAGGTTGTTAAAAGGCTTTCAAATGCTGTGTTTTATTAtgcaagggaaaaaaggaaagggttCCTCAAGAGAAGTCAAGCTGCAAAAGTCCTGGGCTGCCACTGATAAGCAAACTTCAATGTTGTATCCGTGTTCAAGGACATACCTGGTcatggggagggggaaagaaaagaatttccccATGCTGACAGGGAAATTATAATCATGAGTATGTTATAGAtgagctttgtttgtttgtttttcctatttttgggTTTGACAATAGAGAAGTAGCTGAGTTCTTCACATTGTCTGCAGATAGTAAATGGAAACAGTAGTCTTTCTAGAGGAGTTGGATGTTAATGACAAGTGTTATTGCCGGTTACTGGCAAGAAGGCTAGGAGCCAGATCGGTTGGCACCAAAGCGCTAGCATTAGAGAAGTGGGTATATCCCAAAAGACTGTCAATGAATGCTGTGATGATTCTGTAATCTCAGTAGGGACAGAGGATAAGGTGAGTTCAAGCAGAGATCCCAAACAGTTAAGGGCCAATGAGAATgctcttaattttattaatgtgttttggtgtcttaaatttgtatttaaaaacttgATAATGCTTTGGAATAGGTATGTCCATCTGTTTTAATGCAGACATGTTTTCATATAGAAAGCAAATCATCACTTTCTAGTTAATTACAATCTAAGACTTTCAGCTGGCCACACTCAAGACCATCCCAAGGCACTGCCATTTAtcaattctcttctttttatcttaGGAGCAGCAATTAGGATGCAATGTAGTCATTTTAGTAACTACGGTCTTGAGAAGCCATGGAGTGGTCACAAAATTCTGCAAAGCTACCCAGGCCCCTGTTCTGAAGCAAGTATAATTCCATGGAAAGCAAGTTGAATAGAACACTAATGATCCCAATAGCTTTGTACATAACACATTTTCCTTAGGTATATCTTGGTTTCCATAGCAATTGGAACTGTTCCCTGCTTTGGAACATAGGGTAGTCGGCACCAAGATAGGAAACACCCCTGGCCTTTCTAAGCATTTCAcggttgttttggtttttaaaaaactgtgcttttcctttttgttgtttagAAAAGAAATTGGACCTGGCATCAGTGGACCTGTCAAAGATGAGGGTAGCAGAGCTGAAACAGATACTGCACAGCTGGGGAGAGGAGTGCAGAGCCTGTGCAGAAAAAACTGACTACGTGAATCTCATCACTGAACTGGCACCCAAGTATGCAGCAGCCCACCCCAAAACAGAGCTGTGACCCCCCGATGCCGGTGTGCCATTAAGGAGAGACACAGTGACTCTCCAGGATATGGACTTGTTGGTTAAGAGTAACTGGGAGTTGCGCTGTATGTGGTCTCATACTTTTTGCTTTGGTAACACAACCAACCAAGAATTGGTTACTTGGATTTACAATGAAAACTGCTAATATTAGTGGTCTCTTCCATTTGCAGGGTACCCAAACCTAACAGTGCTTTTCTCATCATTTTTGTAAGGATTATATATATTGTCTTTGCCTATTTCCTTCAAAGTGGGAAATGTGGACTACTGAAAAATAGATGGAGTAAGTCGATTCAAAGAAGGAAGACAGTGCTCAGAGGCCGTTCTCTGTGTATTAAGTTTTAGTTAAATATATTGGTTTAggataaaagaaacaaagtttgGCCTACCTAACTCCCACCTTCAATCCAAAACAATAACATGGCATAAtcaaaggttttaaaaagtaaacttcgTACATTCAACTGCAAATCACTCTACGTTCTGGAGTATCTCTTTTTGGTATCCGATatgggagggcaggaggcagtATTTGAAATTAGGATTTCCCCAAAGAAGGAATACCTATTTAAAACCTATTTATACCTACTTAAAGAAAACAGATCAAGAATCCACTTAAATAGAGTCAGTGTTTTAGCAAATTGTATCAACACCCACACTGTTGACTGAACTAAGCTCAGGTGTTCTGTATTCCTTGCTACCACACATTAGACGAGTTTTTGATAGAGGATTAAAGCATGGTAAAAGCACCTGCAGGCAACATGGAGCTCTATGATTCTTAATGCTATTTTATC
The sequence above is drawn from the Zalophus californianus isolate mZalCal1 chromosome 9, mZalCal1.pri.v2, whole genome shotgun sequence genome and encodes:
- the CDNF gene encoding cerebral dopamine neurotrophic factor is translated as MWCTGPAAVVAFCAGLWVSNSGPALGQEAGERPGADCEVCKEFLNRFYNSLIARGVNFSLDTIEKELVSFCLDVKGKENRLCYYLGATKDAATKILSEVARPMSVHMPAPKICEKLKKMDSQICELKYEKKLDLASVDLSKMRVAELKQILHSWGEECRACAEKTDYVNLITELAPKYAAAHPKTEL